The genomic region GACGACGAGCGCTTCCCCGCTTCGAGCCGTTTACTTCTTGCGATTGTCGACGGCTAGCAGGCCCGGGCCAGCGAACACGAAAAACAGAAAGACGAAGCAGAACAGAATGGCAGCGTCGCCACCGTTGTTGACCGGAAAGAAATCCTTCGGTGCGTGCGCCATGAAGTAGGCGACGGCCATGTTGCCGCAGAGAATGAAGGCAACCGGGCGGGTGAAGAGGCCGAAGAGGAATAGCAGGCCGCCGAATGCTTCGAGAATACCTTGGGTCAGAGACAGCGCCGTCAGCGGCCCGGCGTGCTCGCCGTTCGGAAAGGCAAAAAGTTTCTGCGTGCCGTGCTCGATGAACTGCAGCGCAGTCATGATGCGCAGGACCGTAAGAGCGTAGGGTTGGTATTGGTTTAATCGATCAAAAAATGCCATGAAAATCTCCGGTTGAAAGCTCCCGCGCAACCGTTAACCTGAGGCGTCGATTCCACGAAGACACAGCTTCTGACACCACATCAATTTTTCGTGTAAAATCCGCGACTTGTCGTCACAGGGGAATGTTGTCGTGCTTCTTCCAGGGGTTCGACAGGTCCTTGTTCCGCAGCATCTTCAGTGCCCTTGCCAGGCGCCTGCGGGTTGAGTGCGGCATGATGACCTCGTCGACATAGCCTCGCTCGGCGGCGACGAAGGGTGACAGGAAACGATCCTCGTACATCTTGGTATGCGCCGCGATCTTGTCCGGGTCGGCGATATCCTTGCGGAAAATGATCTCGACCGCGCCCTTGGCCCCCATCACCGCGATCTGCGCAGTTGGCCAGGCATAATTGATATCGCCGCGCAGATGCTTGGACGCCATCACGTCATAGGCACCGCCGAACGCCTTGCGGGTGATGACTGTCAGCTTCGGCACCGTCGCCTCCGCATAGGCAAACAGCAGCTTGGCACCATGCTTTATCAGCCCGCCATATTCCTGCGCCATGCCGGGGAGAAATCCGGGCACGTCGACGAAGGTGACGACGGGAATGTTGAAGCAATCGCAAAAGCGCACGAAACGGGCAGCCTTGCGGGACGCATCGCTGTCGAGCACGCCGGCGAGAACCATCGGCTGGTTGGCGACGAAACCGACAGTCGATCCCTCGATCCGGCCGAAACCACAGACGATGTTCTTCGCAAAGCTTGCCTGGATCTCGAAGAAGTCCCCCTCGTCCGCCACCTTGAGGATAAGTTCCTTGATGTCGTACGGCTTGTTGGCACTGGCAGGGATGAGCGTATCCAGAGACATATCCATGTCAGTCACCGACTGGTGACTGGAAATCGATGGCACCGGCGCGGTGTTGGAGAGCGGCAGCAGATCGATCAGCCGGCGCACCTGCAGCAGTGTATCGATGTCATTGTCATAGGCGCCGTCGGCAATCGACGATTTCGTTGTGTGGATGGACGCTCCGCCGAGTTGCTCTGCCGTCACGGTCTCGTTGGTCACCGTCTTGACCACGTCAGGCCCGGTGACGAACATGTAGGACGTGTCGCGCACCATGAAAATGAAGTCGGTCATGGCCGGCGAATAGACGTCGCCACCGGCACATGGGCCCATGATGACCGAGATCTGCGGAATGACGCCGGAGGCGAGGACGTTGCGCTGGAAGACCTCGGCGTAGCCGCCAAGCGCTGCAACGCCCTCCTGGATACGAGCACCGCCGGCATCGTAGAGACCGATGATCGGCGCCCGGTTCTTCAGCGCCATATCCTGCAGCTTGATGATCTTTTCCGCATGCGCTTCCGAAAGCGAGCCGCCAAAGACGGTAAAATCCTTGGCAAAGACGAACACTGTACGACCGCTGATCGTCCCCCAGCCTGTCACGACGCCGTCGCCGGCAACACGGTTATCCTGCATGCCGAAGTCGCTGGAGCGATGCTGGACGAACATGCCGAACTCTTCGAACGATCCGTCGTCGAGAAGCACGTCGATCCGCTCGCGTGCCGTCAGCTTCCCCCGCGCATGCTGTGCGTCGATGCGAACCTGTCCCCCGCCGAGCCTGGCGGCCTCGCGGCGTTCTGCCAGTTCCTCCAGAATGTTTTTCATGCCAGCCTCGGGTCCAACCGTATCACAGGGTCTGTCGTCTCATGCCTCGTTCGCTTCCGGACCCGTCAGTTGTCAGGTCGCGGCGCCGTCAGCCCATAGGCAGCACGAATACGCGCAGCAATGTCCTCGGCCATGAGGTCGTCGATTGCATCGCTATCGGCCGAAAACGTTGTCGACTCGAAGGAGTTCACGGCAACCACGGAGCCCGTATCGATCGCACTGGCGTCGATATCGACCTTCGCGGAATTGCGGTTCTTCTCGTAGCCCTGAGCCCGCTCGGATTGTGTGATGTGGATAGTGAGTGCCACGGCACCCTCCGTCACAGCATGCCTGGTAGCAGCAATCGCGGCGTTCACCCGTGTGCTGACCTCGGACAGCAGCCTCGGAGACGCGCCGTTCGCGGAAACCACAGTGACACTGCGGACATCGTAGACAGGTCCGGGCGGCGGGTTCAGAGGCGGCATGTGATAGCACGCGGACAGCATCACGCAGGCTGCGAGCGCCGGCAACAGCCGAACCTTGGTGGAGAAAGAAATTTTGCTGCCGATCATCACGCTACGCCCGTTAGGCCTCAACCTTCGCTATAACGGATTGCAAATCAACACTATTCCGCCAAAGAGTGACGAAAAACCTCGGCAGCAGTGAGAAATTCGGCAAACCGCAGCGACCGTCGGTGCTCCGCTTCTGCATCGCTGCCCCACTGTTCGCTCGTCCAGTCCTCATCGAGATGTGCCAGCGACCAGCTTTCTTCTGCCGGAAGATATCCCTCGGCAAACGCCAGTGTGAGGATCGCCGATCCCGTCAGCGTCGTCAGGGTATGAAGGCCTGCCAGCTGCAGCGGGTTTCCGTATTTCGAGAGCGCTGATTCGAATTTGTCGATGGCGTCTTTCGGCTGCTCCCGATGCATCACGCCTTCGGCCAGCAGAAACCGGGCCCCGAATGTCGCAGCCGCCCAGTCGAGCACGGGGTCCCAGCGCTCTGCCTGGCGCCGGACCAGTTCGGTTGGCGTATGCGCCCGGTAGCAGATGAGATCGATGCCGCTGTATCGGACGATATCGTCGGAAACGGCCTTCGGATCCTTGGCAATCCCATCCAGCGCCGTGTTGACAAGCCGCGTGACCGGCATCGTCATCGGGTCGATGAAATCAGTCTGGGCGCGCCATTCGTCGGCGATCCGATCTGCCAGCAAGGCGTTTGCGACGTTCAGCGCGTTGCGGGCCGGCGTCTTCACGGGACGACCGTCGAGTTCCACTGCAAAGCCACCCTCGTCCCGACGAACACCGACCTCCTTGTAGAAGCGCTTCGGCAGCGGCTTCTTCATGGCAATCTGTGCACGGCGAACCGGGTCGGGATCGCTCAGCTGCTGGGTGAAATCTGTCAGATCTTCGCGCATCGGATAGCCTCAGACAATATGGCTCAGCAGGTCGTTCGGATGGTGGGCGATGGCGTCTGCACCGCTTGCAAGCAAGTCTTCTATTGCGGCATAGCCCCAGGCGACGCCTATCGCCGTTGCGCCGGCGGCCTTGGCCATCTGCATGTCGTAGATCGCGTCGCCGATGACAACCGTATCATGTGCAGAGATGCCGGTCTCCTCGCAGCATTCCGTCACCATGGCTGGATGCGGCTTCGACGGGCAATCGTCGGCAGTGCGCGAGACAACGAAATGCGGCGCAAGGCCGTGCATGTGCAGGATCTCCGTCAGCCCGCGACGTGATTTGCCGGTGACTGCGCCGATCGTCAGCGCGTCGCCGCGCGCAACCAGCGTATCGATCAACGGCCGGATACCGTCGAACAACGGTGTATCCATGCCGGGCTCATCGCGCACATCGGTGTAGATGGTCTTGTAGTGAGCCATCATGGCCACCGCCTCGTCGTCGACATGCTGACGGCCCAGCATGCGGGCAATGGCGATATCGAGCGTCAGGCCGATGATCGACTTGGTCGAGGCGATGTCCGGCCGCTTGTGCTTGAAATCGACGAAGGTCCGGGCCATCACCTCATGGATCAGGCGCGCGCTGTCGACGAGCGTACCGTCGCAGTCAAAGAGAACGAGCTTCATTCTTCGTTGTTTTCATAGGGCGAGAGATCGAAGCCGAGCAGGTTCCAGCTCTGCACCATGTGTGGCGGCAATGGTGCCGTCACGCGCAGCCGTCCGCCGTTCGGGTGCGGTATATCGATGTGGCGGGCATGCAGATGCAGCCGCTTCTGGATACCGCCCGGGAAAGGCCAGTTGTGGTCTTCCTCGAAATATTTCGGGTCGCCAATGATCGGATGGCCCATTCCCAGCGCATGAACGCGCAACTGGTGGGTACGGCCGGTGTATGGCTCCATCTCGAGCCATGCCATCGTCTGCGCCGCTGTTTCCAGCACACGATAGTAGCTGATCGCGTGATCGGCGCCGTCTTCGCCGTGCTTGGCGATCCGCATCCGGTCGCCGTCCGGTGTCGCTTCCTTCACCAGCCAGCTGGAGATCTTGTCCTCGTGCTTGCGCGGTACGCCCTTGACCAGCGCCCAGTACGTCTTCTTCGTATCGCGCTCGCGAAACGCCGCTGTCAGCTTCTGTGCTGCACCGCGGGTGCGGGCGACAACGATCACACCGGTCGTGTCGCGGTCGAGGCGGTGCACCAGGCGCGGCTTTTCGCCCTTCTTGCTGGTCCAGGCTTCGAGCATCTTGTCGAGATGACGGTGAAGGCCGGAGCCGCCCTGCACGGCAAGGCCGGCCGGCTTGTTGAGTACGAAGACTTTCTCGTCCTCGTGCAGCAGCATGCGGGCCAGGAGGTCGCCATCATCGTCGTTCTTCAGGTCACCGCCGCTGATCGGGCCGCCCTTGATGATCTTCTCGTCGATATCCATCGGCGGAATGCGGACGGTCTGGCCGTACTGGACGCGCGCGTCAGTCTTGACGCGTCCGCCATCGACCCGCACCTGGCCGGAGCGAAGCAGTTTCTGCAGTTGCCCGAATCCGAGTCCCGGAAAATGCACCTTGAACCAGCGGTCAAGGCGCATGCCCGACTCTTCCGGCTCCACTAGTCTATGCTCAATCCCGGCCATGCTTCTTCTTTCAAACGATGAGGTCTCGGCCTAAGCCGGCCTTTTGCCGTCGCTTTAGAGCATTTTCCGGCAAAGTGGAAACCGGAATCGTCGTCATTGGTCGTTTGTTACGCTTTGCGACCGGGTTTTGCCAGATCAGGTCAGGGCGCGGGCCACCGAGAGACCTGCAAAGACCGTGCAAAGCGAAACGCCGACGCTCACGAAAACATATAATAAGGCAAGGCCGACATCGCCACGCTCGGCCAAGGCGATGGTGTCGAGTGAAAAGGCAGAGAATGTGGTGAAACCGCCGACCAGCCCGGTCATCAGCAAGAGGCGCAGATTGTCCGATCCGCCATATTTGCGAGCGATGACCTCGGCGAATATGCCGATGATGAAAGAGCCGACGACGTTGACCGTCAGCGTGCCCCAGGGGAAAGCCGGCCCCCCGATCCTGAAATTCCAGATGCCGACATAATATCTGAGGACGGACCCGATTGCGCCGCCGAAGGCGACCAGAAGAACTTGAAACATGAGGTGTTGCTACCGGACGATTGCGATGCTGCCAAGGTGGAAATCGGCAAAGCCTCATTCGTTTGGCGATCCATAAAATACCACCGGTTTTCTTCAGCGCGCAAGAAGATCGTCGCGATAAGGTGCCATATGGTTCTCCGTCTGGACATCTCGTAATGGTCGAAGTCGTCAACGTTTCCGCCTACATGGCATCCTGGGCCGCTGACATGACCAAACAGCCGACGCTGGTTCCGCCTGCCATCGCCGAGCGGACTGCCCGCAAGGAAGCGCTGCGCCGATTGCGGGATGGTGTCGACGACAGCGATGTCGAAAGCATTTCGCCAATCATTCAGGCAACGACCATCGGCCTCGACCTGATGAACGAAGGCAGCCGCCAGCCTCGCTCCACGCTCCAGCACGCGCTGGATTCCTACGCCGAGAACGACTGACTTGCCGTTCCGCCTATTTGCCGCTCGCTGACCCGACCGGCACCGACATCGAAACCGCTCCGGCTTTTTCAAACGTCAGCGTAACCGGCACGATACCGCCCTGCCTGAAGGGCATACTCACTTGCTTGAACATCATGTGAAGCGTGTTCGGCGACAGCACAACCGTCGCGCCCGGGGCAATCACGATGCCATCCTTCAGTTCGCGCATCCGCATGATGTTGTCCTTCATCGTCATTTCGTGAAGCTCGACTTTCGCTGCCGCCGGAGACGAGACGGAGACCAGCCGCTCTTGGCTGCTGCCACCATTGTGGATCGTCACGTATCCGCCGCCGACCGGCTGCCCCGGCAACATCGCCCTGACATAGCCACCGGTGATGTCGAGATCGCCTGCCTTGACCGCCGCAGTGCCGGCAGGTTCCGGGCTGGACATCGCCATGCCAGGCATATTTTTCATGTCACTGCTCTGCGCCAGCACTATCGAGCATCCCGACGCAAGCAGCACCACGGCGAGCGCTAAAACTCTGAGGGAGCGGTGTTTCTGCATGGCGTTCTCCAGGCTGTCGATGCACGTTTCACATCGTATGCGATCTTCTGATGATGGGATGTTTGACCCGAACTTGCAACGCTGCCGCGCAGGCATTGCGAATGCCGGACGCCGCGACAAAAAACTGCCGGTTCGCGACATTTCCGCTTGCCAACGCCAGCGCCCGCCCGATAATGGCTGACAACCCGATTGGGAGAATCCGGCTATGCCGGTGCCGAAGGAGCAACCGCCCCGGAAACTCTCAGGCCCAAGGACCAGTCGGGGGCAGACGAAACTCTGGAGAGAGGCGCCGCGTTGACGGTGCTCGCCGAAGGGATAACAATCTCAGGCGAACGGACAGAGGGGGCTCATCACCAAGGCGCCATTGCGCCGGATCCATGAGCCCGCGCTTCGAGAGAAGTGCAAACGCCGGAGGCGTCGTTTGACCGAGACAGTTGCCCTGAAAAAGACAGCACTGCACCAGCTGCACATTGCGCTGGGTGCCCGCATGGTGCCTTTCGCCGGATACGACATGCCGGTGCAATATCCGGCCGGTGTCCTCAAGGAGCATCTGCAGACGCGCTCAGCCGCAGGTCTCTTCGATGTGTCGCACATGGGCCAGATTATCATCCGTGCCCGTTCAGGAACTTACGAGGATGCGGCCTTGGCGCTCGAGACCTTGGTGCCCGTCGACATCCTCGGCCTCAAGGCGGGACGTCAACGCTACGGCTTCTTTACCGATGACAGCGGCGCAATTCTCGACGACCTGATGATTGCCAATCGTGGCGACCACCTGTTCGTCATCGTCAACGCCGGCTGCAAGGACGCCGATCTCGCCCATCTGCAGAAACATCTCGGTGATCGCTGCGAGATCACGTTGCTGGACCGCGCCCTCGTTGCGCTGCAGGGTCCACGTGCGCAGGCAGCGCTGTCGGAGCTCTGGCCGGGTCTCTCGGAAATGAAGTTCATGGATATCCGCGATGTCGGCCTGCACGACGTACCCTGCCTGGTGTCGCGTTCCGGCTATAGCGGCGAGGACGGTTTCGAGATTTCCATTCCGGCAGACAAGGCCGAAACGGTGGCGAAATGGATGCTCGACCATCCCGACGTGCAGCCGATCGGCCTCGGCGCCCGCGATTCCCTCCGGCTCGAGGCCGGCCTCTGCCTCTATGGCAACGACATCGACACCACCACATCGCCCGTCGAGGCAGGGCTGGAATGGGCGATCCAGAAAGTCCGTCGCAACGGCGGAGCCCGTGCCGGTGGCTTTCCGGGTGCGGAACGTATCCTCGCCGAACTCGACCACGGGGCGTCGCGCCGCCGCGTGGGACTGAAGCCGGAGGGCAAGGCGCCGGTTCGCGGCCATGCCAAACTTTACAGCGATGCCGAAGGCTCGACGGAGATCGGCGAGGTCACTTCCGGCGGCTTCGGCCCCAGCGTCGATGGCCCCGTGGCCATGGGCTATGTGCCGACAGATCTCGCTACGCCCGGAACACCGATTTTCGCCGAAGTGCGTGGGAAATTCCTGCCCCTCGTCGTCACCGCCCTTCCCTTCATCACCCCGACTTACAAACGCTAAAACCGGTTCCCCAGAGAGGATATTTCCATGTTGAAGTTCACCGAAGAGCACGAATGGCTGAGCATCGAAGGCGGCATCGCCACGGTCGGCATTACCACCTACGCCGTCGACCAGCTTGGTGACCTCGTTTTCGTCGAACTGCCGGAGATCGGCGCCACTCTTACGAAGGCCGGAAATGCTGCGACGGTCGAGAGCGTCAAGGCCGCCTCCGACGTCTACTCCCCGCTCGACGGTGAAATCACCGAAGTCAACGAAGCGATTGTCGCAGATCCGTCGCTGGTCAACTCCGACCCGATGGGCAAGGGCTGGTTCTTCAAGCTGAAGCTCGCCAATACCTCCGATGTCGACACGCTACTGGACGAAGCCGCGTACAAGGAGCTCACCGCCTGATGAATACGCCGACTGAGTTTACCTTTACGGACTACCAGCCGTATGATTTCGCCAACCGCCGTCACATCGGTCCTTCGCCCGAGGAAATGTCGGCGATGCTGAAGGTCCTCGGCTACAAGAGCCTCGATGCGCTGATCGACGCCACCGTGCCGCCAGCCATCCGCCAGGCGGCGCCGCTCGCCTGGGGACCGGCGATGACCGAACGCGAGGCGCTCGACAAGCTGCGCGAGACAGCCAACAAGAACAAGCTGCTCGTTTCTCTGATCGGCCAGGGCTACTACGGCACGATCACGCCGCCGGTGATCCAGCGGACCATTTTGGAGAACCCCGCCTGG from Rhizobium tumorigenes harbors:
- a CDS encoding HAD-IA family hydrolase, producing the protein MKLVLFDCDGTLVDSARLIHEVMARTFVDFKHKRPDIASTKSIIGLTLDIAIARMLGRQHVDDEAVAMMAHYKTIYTDVRDEPGMDTPLFDGIRPLIDTLVARGDALTIGAVTGKSRRGLTEILHMHGLAPHFVVSRTADDCPSKPHPAMVTECCEETGISAHDTVVIGDAIYDMQMAKAAGATAIGVAWGYAAIEDLLASGADAIAHHPNDLLSHIV
- a CDS encoding copper chaperone PCu(A)C, which gives rise to MQKHRSLRVLALAVVLLASGCSIVLAQSSDMKNMPGMAMSSPEPAGTAAVKAGDLDITGGYVRAMLPGQPVGGGYVTIHNGGSSQERLVSVSSPAAAKVELHEMTMKDNIMRMRELKDGIVIAPGATVVLSPNTLHMMFKQVSMPFRQGGIVPVTLTFEKAGAVSMSVPVGSASGK
- a CDS encoding DoxX family protein: MAFFDRLNQYQPYALTVLRIMTALQFIEHGTQKLFAFPNGEHAGPLTALSLTQGILEAFGGLLFLFGLFTRPVAFILCGNMAVAYFMAHAPKDFFPVNNGGDAAILFCFVFLFFVFAGPGLLAVDNRKK
- a CDS encoding ATP12 family chaperone protein → MREDLTDFTQQLSDPDPVRRAQIAMKKPLPKRFYKEVGVRRDEGGFAVELDGRPVKTPARNALNVANALLADRIADEWRAQTDFIDPMTMPVTRLVNTALDGIAKDPKAVSDDIVRYSGIDLICYRAHTPTELVRRQAERWDPVLDWAAATFGARFLLAEGVMHREQPKDAIDKFESALSKYGNPLQLAGLHTLTTLTGSAILTLAFAEGYLPAEESWSLAHLDEDWTSEQWGSDAEAEHRRSLRFAEFLTAAEVFRHSLAE
- the gcvH gene encoding glycine cleavage system protein GcvH codes for the protein MLKFTEEHEWLSIEGGIATVGITTYAVDQLGDLVFVELPEIGATLTKAGNAATVESVKAASDVYSPLDGEITEVNEAIVADPSLVNSDPMGKGWFFKLKLANTSDVDTLLDEAAYKELTA
- the crcB gene encoding fluoride efflux transporter CrcB, with the protein product MFQVLLVAFGGAIGSVLRYYVGIWNFRIGGPAFPWGTLTVNVVGSFIIGIFAEVIARKYGGSDNLRLLLMTGLVGGFTTFSAFSLDTIALAERGDVGLALLYVFVSVGVSLCTVFAGLSVARALT
- a CDS encoding acyl-CoA carboxylase subunit beta, whose product is MKNILEELAERREAARLGGGQVRIDAQHARGKLTARERIDVLLDDGSFEEFGMFVQHRSSDFGMQDNRVAGDGVVTGWGTISGRTVFVFAKDFTVFGGSLSEAHAEKIIKLQDMALKNRAPIIGLYDAGGARIQEGVAALGGYAEVFQRNVLASGVIPQISVIMGPCAGGDVYSPAMTDFIFMVRDTSYMFVTGPDVVKTVTNETVTAEQLGGASIHTTKSSIADGAYDNDIDTLLQVRRLIDLLPLSNTAPVPSISSHQSVTDMDMSLDTLIPASANKPYDIKELILKVADEGDFFEIQASFAKNIVCGFGRIEGSTVGFVANQPMVLAGVLDSDASRKAARFVRFCDCFNIPVVTFVDVPGFLPGMAQEYGGLIKHGAKLLFAYAEATVPKLTVITRKAFGGAYDVMASKHLRGDINYAWPTAQIAVMGAKGAVEIIFRKDIADPDKIAAHTKMYEDRFLSPFVAAERGYVDEVIMPHSTRRRLARALKMLRNKDLSNPWKKHDNIPL
- the gcvT gene encoding glycine cleavage system aminomethyltransferase GcvT — encoded protein: MTETVALKKTALHQLHIALGARMVPFAGYDMPVQYPAGVLKEHLQTRSAAGLFDVSHMGQIIIRARSGTYEDAALALETLVPVDILGLKAGRQRYGFFTDDSGAILDDLMIANRGDHLFVIVNAGCKDADLAHLQKHLGDRCEITLLDRALVALQGPRAQAALSELWPGLSEMKFMDIRDVGLHDVPCLVSRSGYSGEDGFEISIPADKAETVAKWMLDHPDVQPIGLGARDSLRLEAGLCLYGNDIDTTTSPVEAGLEWAIQKVRRNGGARAGGFPGAERILAELDHGASRRRVGLKPEGKAPVRGHAKLYSDAEGSTEIGEVTSGGFGPSVDGPVAMGYVPTDLATPGTPIFAEVRGKFLPLVVTALPFITPTYKR
- a CDS encoding RluA family pseudouridine synthase, translated to MAGIEHRLVEPEESGMRLDRWFKVHFPGLGFGQLQKLLRSGQVRVDGGRVKTDARVQYGQTVRIPPMDIDEKIIKGGPISGGDLKNDDDGDLLARMLLHEDEKVFVLNKPAGLAVQGGSGLHRHLDKMLEAWTSKKGEKPRLVHRLDRDTTGVIVVARTRGAAQKLTAAFRERDTKKTYWALVKGVPRKHEDKISSWLVKEATPDGDRMRIAKHGEDGADHAISYYRVLETAAQTMAWLEMEPYTGRTHQLRVHALGMGHPIIGDPKYFEEDHNWPFPGGIQKRLHLHARHIDIPHPNGGRLRVTAPLPPHMVQSWNLLGFDLSPYENNEE